The following is a genomic window from Onthophagus taurus isolate NC chromosome 1, IU_Otau_3.0, whole genome shotgun sequence.
GTCTACACAGAAGTTTTAAGACCTGAAACGATTGCTTACGCTCTTGGAGTTGAAGTAAACTATCCTTTAGACGAACCTGATGGTTGCAAAGCTTTAGTTGATCGTTTCTGTCCAATCGATGAAGGAGAAACTGttaaatacaaattacaaATGCCAGTTTTGGATATTTTCCCAAAAGtaagtattatttataattttaattattataaatatatattcttAAATGTCTTTCTTTTTTCAGATCAATTTATCTTTGAAATTCACCATGTTCGATGAGAACGACGATGGTATGGTTTGTTTCATGCTTGATGCTAAAGTTGTAGGTCCATccaaataatttaaagaaacccttttgtttgtatattttctgttagtattaataaacatcTAAAACAAAGTCTGTGTATTATACCTATTGATGGGACGTTTGTTATTGAAagtgaaaacataaaaaattatagctAAAATGTCATACTTAGCATTATTCAAGAATGACCTAGAAGTTTATTcgtaaaatttaagaaaataactaACGAACATTTAAATGGTAGAGCGGTATTGATTGTGAgatcaacaaattaattataaatggtCAAGAGAAAACAACAGTGTCAATGTACTTTAAAtggttgaaaaaattttatttataattcgtCTGACTAGTTTCGCCTTATAGGCAGCTTCAGAGACTTCGTTAAAAGTTACATCCAGCTCTTCAATAAACATTTATAAGATCGACAGATCatgttgaaaaatattttagaatttcgAAATAGATTACAAAAATccagaaaaactttaaaattattaagacgaatacatttaaaattcttttaatttttttttaacaacgaCGTAGTTcatccattaaaattttaagacgAACacgttacaaattaaaaatagttgaACTAGGTACttagttgttaaaaaaaaatgcttttaaaatacttttattttttttaacaacgaCGTAGTTcaaccatttttaatttgtaacgtGTTcgtctaaataattttaaagtttttctggatttttgtaatacatttcgaaattctaaaatatttttcaacatGATCTGTcgattttataaatgttttttgaaaaactggatgtaacttttaacttttaacgaAGTCTCTGAAGATACCTATAAGGCGAAACTAGTCAGacgaattataaataaaattttttcaaccaGTTAAAGTACATTGAAACTTTTGTTTCCTCTTGACCATTTATTTCTCTACTGCTAACATggatttaatcaattttaactcgtaaaattattatacacTACAGTTGAAAATACTCTCAAACCTCAGATTCTTGGTACTCATGGTAAAAGCCAAATGTAGAtatcatattttatatttatcttataTTTCGTACAGATGTAAAGCTATAAAGATTAACAATTATACTTTTAACTTCGTCTGATTAGCAAAATATTTACTAAAGTCCAATCAAGTTCTGACTCTGTGAAACTTCAAGATGATCTTAACTGTTTGCAAAATTACTtcacaaacaattttcttgaCTTAAATTATGAGAAATGCATACAATCATATAAACGTAATTAGCAGAAAAAGATACACCGTAGACTAATTGTATGACTACAAGTTTGGATAGGAGTGAATGTTTCTTCTAGCGTAAAGGATCTATGCATCGTTTTCAACTCTAAATTACTTTTCAATAATCATTCGGAAGAATTATTCTCTAAAGCTAATAAGTTTTTACGTGTCATCAACAGAATTTCCAGATCTTTTACTGACATACAATGTATAAGGTCCTTATAGATGGCCTAAGTCAATAGTGTACTAAATTATGCATCGGTTGTCTGGAATCCTGTGTATGAGTATACTGTGTGTATTAGCCGCCTTGATTGATTGAAAGAGAAGATTTGCTTGGAATTTAGCTCACAAATTTAACCAAGTCTTCACTAAGGCACATTTTAATTCCGTTACATCGAATAATGAATCATTATTGTACTGTcgtgaatatttttattttgtcgtTTATTACTTTTCGTAATATTATTTGTAAATCGAACGTGTGTCAATAATACTTCgagattttgtaattaattttgaatatcatTCCTGTTACGTTGTTAATCACTGCTCATTGTTGTTCTTTTGAATTGTTATTCTTTGTTTTCGTCTTGTTAGTGCATACTATTGTGAGGAGGGTAATCCTCTGTATCCCGAATaacgtataaataaataaaaaatacaaatatgtaattgaaaattgaaGCAAGAAGAAACACACATCATTGGACTGTATCTCTACATCACAATGCATTGGGCTTGCCGAGTATAATGCGACAAGAAGAAGGAAAAGTGTGGGTAAGAGAGCAAAAGATGGTGTAATGGATGCGTGAACAAAGATCCATTATATTGCCAGGTATTGACGATTTCATCTATGTTTGAAATGAATAATGTTATATCAGTGTAAAATgtactgaaaattttaaacacgTTTTACTGTGTTTTCAAAATCAGTGCCACAAATATTCTCGCAACTACTGGACCGATCGTAATCAAACTAAGGTAATTATCGAATCCCTTTTTCGATACCAACCATAGTTCCCTTTTTTCGATCTTTTGGAGGCGAAAAAGTGcctattttatttcaatgacTGCCATAACccgaaaaaaataatttttaagttccGTGTCAATAAGTGCTATTATCAACTTTaagaaacaaagtttttttagtttaaataaaaaatgacaaagGTACGCGTTGCACGAAAAACAGTTGTAACAATTTTAccgtttgaaaatttttaaccaAATTTTCACACAATGTAGATAAAATGTAACCTTCTAAAGCTCtggaaagattaaaaaatgccTTTTGGTCCCAATCCTAATGAAGGAAAATTGCGAACCTGCACCTCCTCGAGGTAGAAGGCGGCTAACGTTATGGTAGGGACCAACAATCACCAAACAATCAAAATGGTTAGGTGCTTGCGTCTTGCTTCATCTCATAAGATACTGAGATACTAAGATACATCTCCATTCTGTATTCCTGGCTATGTGATATTTGCcctattacaataaaatttaataaagaatacgtTTTTCCTGGCTATGAGATATATTCCAATAAATAGATGCTACTATTATGATTAAATCATAGATGGAATGTcatctttatttataagaattttactcaagaaattaaagaacatGCTAGCTTTAAATGAAGACAATAGacagaatttttaattgatctgATCAtagttgaaaatgaaaatagaaaaataagaaaaatgtttatcattTTTGTAGTGAATTTTCAGTATTTCTCTAACCTTATAATTTACACCACTGAAATTCGaagtaaaatttgttaattgacttttgtcttttattttcaaatttttgctctattattttgaaaaaggtTCTGTGTATGATTTCTCCACTTTAGTTTCGTGCGGAACGTTTTCGACTGTTCGGGTTGTTCGGCCAATGGAAACGATTGTTTAGGTTAAGAGCGCTCGGAGCGAAAGGGTTTAAAATCTCAGACGGGAAGAAGAACAAGAGAGTTCCTTGGAGGTCAGTTAGTCAGAGTCAGTCAGTCTTGGAGTCCGAGACAGAGTTCAGAGAGAAGTTTTTAGTTATGAAGTTTTGATGAGAAGAACTGGATCGTCAGTCCTGGATCAATTGGGAGAGTTCCAGTTGATGAGAGAAACAAAGAAGAGTTCAAGTTGGAGAAGAGGATTGAGTCGATCATGAAATGGAGTACAAGTTCTTAGGGTGGATTCCAGTGGAAAGGTTCAGACAAGAAGAGCCGAAACCAAAGAGGGAGCAGTAGGGTCGTTGGTCGAAAGAAGCCCGTTGCAACGATGAGATTTATAACTCTTTGTGAGTAATTTCATGTAATAATTGTACTAATTGCTTATGTTCCATtttctttggtatattttgtttgataaattttgtttggtACATTTTGTTTGATAAGTTCCgtttgataaattttgttttattgtttattttgtaatttgtcCTGATAGTATTGATAATTAaagtaaagattaaaaattaaattttcttttatttccaaaTCTTTAACCAAGTTAATAATTGCGTGACAAATTTCCATTTGTCGAAACGCATTGTACACCCACACGGGAAAGTAAGAGCCGCTCCTAACATAGACATTTCACTTACCTCCGGAGAGGGTTGTAGCttacttacaagggaagtgtcaaaACTATTCCTCACCGATTTCATTGCAATTTGACACAGCGATAGTATGGGCCAAATAAAAGTTCACATATGTGTTTAAACATGTTAATAAAACCACTGGAGCGAGTAATAAGGGTTGAAAGTCGGTGCAAACGGTACACAGAATGTAAATAAACTTATGCACAAACCTTAccaattttggaaaatttaagaaacagAAACGACAGGGAGAAAATGAGTTCAAGATGATGAAAAGTGGTCTTGCAAATAATGAATGACAACTTGCATAAATCATTGCGGCACCTAAGAGAACATGCAAATTTCTGTTACATGTCATCGaatgtaaaaaacaaataactttttgtcGTATAAgtgcaatttttttcaacatttacaAGCAGGCAACGGTATCTGTCCACTTCAGTTCTTGACTGAATTTTCAGTCTTGGCATAAAATGACAACTTGCTCAATAACATTTTGTGGTGCAACAAAAGTCGTTTCCATATATTGCGTTTTCGGTGAAACTAGGTAAGACCCCTCAACGCCTCGTGTTAAATGCCAATGTTTCTGATCGTATTTGAAGAAGAATGAATAGTATTCTTTTACAAATATAGCcgtttctaaaattaataaagatggTAATGTTAAGATCTTataatgttcaaaaactttttacatGAACCTCTGGGTTTCAGTCCAAATACTGCCCAGAAACACTACTTTTGGGCTATGAACACGAGATCAACGTCCGCGGAGTGGGCCCAGAAGATTATACCATACCTCAGGCGTGATTCGACACGCGCGTAATACGCACTTAATGTCACATTTACAGTCACCAACCGAGAAAAAGTCCAGAGCGCATAACACGATTTATTTATCTTCATAGTAAGATCGTTGATATGTTGTTTCCATAAAAGCTGATAATCAATCTTAACTCTTCCACAACCTCTTCCTTGCAGGTAAGTTTTGTACCATTGAATATTAGATCTAATTCGGTTTTTTTTGTAGGCGTTCCTATTGTTATAACGTTTGTATTTTGTAAGTTTAGTTGTAACTTGTTATTTCAAAACCAAGTTTGCAGTTCACCTACACTGAGCTGAACCAATTCTGACATTTGTTCCTcagtttttgtaattaatactGCAGTGGAGTCATCAGCAAAAAGGATTAGTAGATCCTCTATCACTTCTGGAAGATCATTGAAGTATAGGATAAAGAGGAA
Proteins encoded in this region:
- the LOC111415970 gene encoding NPC intracellular cholesterol transporter 2; the encoded protein is MQKYLALLVLVGISCVAAETPVYECDNGLPLPSSTQVNDCEELPCPLVQGSLVEALISFKSEVYTEVLRPETIAYALGVEVNYPLDEPDGCKALVDRFCPIDEGETVKYKLQMPVLDIFPKINLSLKFTMFDENDDGMVCFMLDAKVVGPSK